One region of Primulina huaijiensis isolate GDHJ02 unplaced genomic scaffold, ASM1229523v2 scaffold11459, whole genome shotgun sequence genomic DNA includes:
- the LOC140965685 gene encoding protein MOTHER of FT and TFL1 has protein sequence MATNVDPLVVGRVIGDVVDMFVPTVNMSVYYGTKHVTNGCDIKPSMAAAPPRVLISGLPTDLYTLVMTDPDAPSPSEPSMREWIHWIVTDIPGCTNVTRGKEVLPYAGPRPPVGIHRYILVLFLQKVAMSALEPPGCRSHFNTRAFAHHFDLGMPVATVYFNAHKEPANRKR, from the exons ATGGCAACAAATGTTGATCCTTTGGTAGTTGGTAGGGTGATTGGAGATGTGGTTGACATGTTTGTGCCCACAGTGAACATGTCTGTGTACTATGGAACCAAGCATGTCACTAATGGCTGCGATATCAAGCCCTCCATGGCCGCAGCACCACCCAGGGTCCTTATCTCTGGTCTTCCTACTGACCTCTACACTCTG GTGATGACAGATCCAGATGCTCCAAGTCCGAGTGAGCCTAGCATGAGGGAATGGATCCATTG gatcGTGACTGACATTCCTGGCTGCACCAATGTCACTAGAG GGAAGGAGGTGCTGCCCTATGCAGGGCCGCGGCCACCGGTGGGAATCCACCGCTATATACTGGTGCTCTTCCTGCAGAAAGTGGCAATGAGCGCATTGGAGCCGCCGGGTTGTCGCTCGCATTTCAATACGAGGGCCTTCGCGCATCACTTTGATCTGGGAATGCCTGTTGCCACCGTCTATTTCAATGCTCACAAAGAACCCGCCAACCGGAAGCGCTGA
- the LOC140965681 gene encoding mitogen-activated protein kinase 9-like, giving the protein MEPHNKSVLEKDFFTEYGEASRYHVQEVIGKGSYGVVASAVDTYSGEKVAIKKINDVFEHVSDATRILREIKLLRLLRHPDVVVIKHIMLPPSRREFQDIYVIFELMESDLHQVIKANDDLTPEHYQFFLYQLLRGLKYIHAANVFHRDLKPKNILVNADCKLKICDFGLARVSFNDAPSAIFWTDYVATRWYRAPELCGSFFSKYTPAIDIWSIGCIFAEMINGKPLFPGKNVVHQLDLITDLLGSPPPESIARIRNEKARRYLKNMHKKQPVPFVEKFPNADPLALRVLERLVAFDPKDRPTAEEALADPYFRGLADADREPSTQPISKLEFEFERRKLTKDDVRELIYREILEYHPQMLQEYLRDGDQSSGFMYPSGVDRFKRQFAHLEEHSVKGGKSSHILRHHVSLPRERVPAPKDDASKENDGENQASASVSPTFHSPPTVGDGSAIVNESEQNGPNKANYSVRSLLKSASISASKCLGVQGKRETEEDTIVEQDEEVDGLSEKVAALHC; this is encoded by the exons ATGGAACCCCACAACAAG AGTGTACTGGAAAAGGATTTCTTCACAGAGTATGGCGAGGCAAGTAGATATCATGTTCAAGAAGTTATTGGCAAAGGTAGTTATGGCGTCGTAGCTTCTGCAGTTGATACCTATTCTGGAGAAAAAGTTGCCATTAAGAAGATCAATGATGTATTCGAGCATGTTTCTGATGCCACGCGAATCCTCAGAGAAATCAAGCTCCTCCGGCTGCTCCGCCATCCGGACGTTGTTGTGATTAAGCACATCATGCTTCCTCCTTCTCGGAGAGAATTCCAAGATATTTATGTTATCTTTGAATTGATGGAATCTGACCTTCACCAAGTAATTAAGGCTAACGACGATTTAACCCCGGAACACTATCAATTTTTCTTGTACCAGCTCCTACGTGGCTTAAAATATATTCACGCAG CAAACGTGTTTCACCGAGATTTGAAGCCGAAGAATATTCTTGTCAATGCTGACTGTAAGTTGAAGATTTGTGATTTTGGGCTAGCCCGTGTCTCATTTAATGATGCCCCATCAGCCATATTCTGGACT gactaTGTTGCCACTCGGTGGTATCGAGCACCTGAATTATGCGGCTCCTTTTTCTCAAAA TACACCCCAGCTATTGATATCTGGAGCATTGGCTGCATATTTGCCGAGATGATTAATGGAAAACCATTGTTCCCTGGGAAAAATGTGGTCCACCAATTAGACTTAATTACTGATCTGCTTGGCTCACCTCCTCCTGAATCTATTGCCAGG ATCAGAAATGAAAAGGCGAGGAGATATCTCAAAAACATGCACAAGAAGCAGCCTGTGCCATTTGTTGAGAAATTTCCCAATGCTGACCCTTTGGCCCTGCGTGTACTGGAACGTCTAGTTGCATTTGATCCTAAAGATAGACCAACTGCCGAAGAA GCATTGGCAGATCCGTACTTTCGTGGGTTGGCAGATGCTGACCGTGAGCCATCAACTCAGCCCATATCGAAGCTTGAATTTGAGTTTGAAAGGAGAAAATTGACAAAAGATGATGTTAGAGAGTTAATTTATCGAGAG ATACTAGAGTATCACCCTCAGATGCTACAAGAGTATCTTCGTGATGGAGATCAGAGCAGTGGCTTTATGTACCCAAG TGGTGTTGATCGATTCAAGAGACAGTTTGCGCATCTCGAGGAGCATTCCGTTAAAGGTGGAAAAAGCTCTCATATCCTACGGCATCATGTTTCACTACCTAG AGAGCGTGTCCCTGCACCCAAGGATGATGCCAGTAAAGAGAATGATGGTGAAAATCAAGCTTCAGCTTCTGTCTCCCCAACATTTCATAGTCCTCCAACCGTAGGTGATGGATCAGCAATTGTAAATGAAAGTGAACAAAATGGACCAAACAAGGCAAATTACAGTGTTCGGAGCTTGTTAAAAAGTGCAAGTATCAGTGCTTCTAAATGTCTAGGCGTCCAAGGAAAAAGAGAGACCGAG GAAGATACCATTGTGGAGCAAGATGAAGAGGTTGATGGGTTGTCTGAGAAAGTTGCCGCTCTCCATTGCTAA
- the LOC140965679 gene encoding exonuclease 1, with product MGINNLLRFMKPHVQSVHIKKYSGKRVGIDAYSWLHKGAYSCSMELCLNTDGDKKSQYLKYFMHRINMLRHHKITPVVVFDGGNIPCKAATEDERHRRRKANRDMAMEKLKEGNANAASELFQRAVSITPLMAHQLIQILRLENIEFVVAPYEADAQLAYLSGLKAEEGGVVAVISEDSDLLAYGCPAVVFKMDRYGNGEEIVLDKVFNTVGCVPSFKSFDRELLTGMCILAGCDFLPSVPGVGIARAHNLVAKYRNFSRILSVLRFEKGKQMPEDYSEAFKEAAAVFQHARVYDAAKKQLKPLRPLTPDLLQNEDKNLDFLGPDLPPSLAIAIAQGNLDPCTMDAFDHFPQLRNQFNLNSPASACRFLRQEEATDSTEGKHTDDVPTNTVINGLAQLKPTTVAEEVLNSSEILSLQNLVFPSNNEASTENVKTPFPLPSKIPNNNPFKKRKLEQIRTVEIYEQVSTVTEIESLGPIVESQESINSKHSALLTTKVENISRKLPKHRHCTAEASKNTSILNFYSRV from the exons aTGGGCATCAATAATCTTCTGAGATTCATGAAGCCGCATGTTCAATCCGTTCACATCAAGAAATACTCTGGCAAACGT GTAGGGATCGATGCATATTCATGGCTTCATAAAGGAG CTTATTCGTGTAGCATGGAGCTATGTCTGAATACTGATGGAGACAAGAAATCCCAATATTTGAAGTATTTTATGCATCGAATCAATATGCTTCGACACCATAAGATCACTCCAGTGGTCGTTTTTGATGGCGGGAATATCCCTTGTAAGGCTGCCACAGAAGATGAAAGGCACAG GAGAAGAAAGGCCAATAGGGATATGGCGATGGAGAAGCTGAAGGAAGGTAATGCTAATGCAGCCTCTGAGCTTTTTCAG AGGGCAGTGAGCATCACTCCGCTGATGGCACATCAACTTATCCAG attttgaGATTAGAGAATATTGAATTTGTGGTAGCTCCATACGAGGCAGATGCACAACTGGCATACCTGTCTGGTCTTAAAGCTGAAGAGGGTGGGGTTGTAGCAGTCATTTCAGAGGACAGTGACTTACTAGCATATGGTTGTCCAGCT GTAGTCTTTAAGATGGACCGATATGGCAATGGTGAAGAGATAGTTCTGGACAAGGTCTTTAATACTGTTGGTTGCGTACCATCCTTCAAAAGTTTTGATAGAGAATTGCTTACAG GTATGTGTATCTTGGCTGGCTGTGATTTCCTTCCATCTGTTCCTGGAGTTGGAATTGCAAGAGCTCACAATCTGGTTGCCAAGTACCGAAACTTCTCCCGT ATCCTATCAGTTTTGAGATTTGAGAAGGGAAAACAAATGCCTGAAGATTACTCCGAGGCCTTCAAAGAAGCAGCTGCAGTGTTCCAGCATGCTCGAGT ATATGATGCAGCTAAAAAGCAACTCAAACCCCTCAGACCTCTAACGCCGGATCTCTTGCAAAACGAAGATAAAAATCTTGATTTCTTAGGGCC GGACTTACCCCCATCACTAGCAATTGCAATTGCTCAAGGAAATCTGGACCCGTGCACAATGGACGCTTTTGATCACTTCCCTCAACTAAGAAACCAGTTTAATCTCAACTCTCCAGCTTCTGCTTGTAGATTCTTGAGACAAGAAGAAGCTACTGATTCCACTGAAG GCAAACACACAGATGATGTGCCAACAAACACAGTGATCAATGGTTTAGCCCAACTGAAGCCAACAACAGTTGCGGAGGAAGTGCTGAATTCCAGTGAAATTTTATCACTACAAAACTTGGTTTTCCCTTCAAACAATGAAGCCTCCACAGAAAATGTAAAAACGCCCTTTCCACTTCCTTCGAAGATTCCGAACAACAACCCGTTCAAGAAACGCAAACTGGAACAAATTCGGACAGTTGAAATTTATGAACAGGTTTCTACGGTTACTGAGATTGAGAGCCTAGGCCCCATTGTTGAATCACAGGAAAGTATAAACTCTAAACATTCAGCTCTTCTTACCACAAAAGTGGAAAATATTAGCAGAAAGCTACCAAAACATAGGCATTGCACAGCTGAAGCATCTAAGAATACAAGTATCTTAAATTTCTATTCTAGAGTGTAA